AGGTGTCGATGGCGCGGATCCGGGCGTGCGGGTGCGGCGAGCGCAGCAGCTTCATGTGGAGCAGACCCTCGACCTCGATGTCGAAGGTGTAGCGGGCCGTCCCGGTGACGACCAGCGGCCCGGCGGGCGCGCCGAGGCTGCGGCCGACGGCCTGCCCGGCGGCCGGGCACTCGGTGTGTCGGACCCCGCGGACGGCGTCCTCGATCGCCCGGTAGCCGGTGCAGCGGCACAGGTTGCCCTTGAGCGACCGCGGCAGGTCGGTGAGCTGCTCCTCGTCCAGCGCGGAGGTGGTCATCAGGAATCCGGCGGTGCAGAAGCCGCACTGGAAGCCCTGCGCGTCCAGGAAGCGCTGCTGCATCGGGTGGAGCTCGCCGTCCTTGGCGAGGCCCTCGACGGTGGTCACCGAGCGGCCCTCGGCCCGGACGGCCGGGTACAGGCAGCTGTGCACGGGCCGTCCGTCGACCTGGACGGTGCAGGCGCCGCAGTCCCCCGCGTCGCAGCCCTTTTTCACCCCGAACCAGCCGCGCTCGCGCAGGTAGGTGCGCAGGCACTGGCCGGGCCGCGGCTCGGCGTCGACGTCCTGGTCGTTGACGCGGATCGTCCAGCTCATCGGGTGGCCTCCCGGTTCAGTTCGCGGCGGATCTCCTCGGCGTAGCGGAACGTCATGTGCCGTCGCCAGGCGGGCAGTCCGTGGATGTCGTCGTAGTACTCGTCGGCCCGGATGCCGTCTTCGAGTGCGTCGCGGACGGCCTCGGCGGTGGGCTCGGGCGGGAACCAGAAGCGGATCGGCCGGACGGTGGAGGCGGTGACGGTGATCGTCAGCGAGCCGTCGACCGGGTCGAGGGTGCCGATCACCAGGGCACCGGAGCGGCCGAGCCCGTACAGCGAGGCCTGGCGGAACGCCGTGCGGGCGGCGAGCGCCCGGGCGGGCAGGGTGATCGAGCGGAGCAGTTCGCCCGGCTCCAGCACCTTCACGCCGGCGCCGATGACGAAGTCGGCGACCGGCACCTCGCGGACGGCGCCGCTCTGCGCGAGGAGCAGGCAGACGCCGTCGAGGGCCGCGGTGAGCGAGATCATCGGCCCGGCCGGCAGGCCGTTGCAGAGGTTGCCGCCGACGGTGGCCATGTTCCAGATCTTCCAGGACGCCAGGAAGGCCCGGCAGCACTGCTCGACCAGCGGGGCGGCCCGCCAGGCCGCCTGCCGCCCGTGGCCGGAGAGCTCGGCGACGGTGCAGGTCGCGGCGATCTCCAGCCCGCCGTCGGCGGTCGTCCGCAGCGGCTGCCAGCCCATCCGGCCGAGGTCGACCAGCCGCCGGATGTGCGGCTGCGGCTCGGAGAACAGGTAGGTGCCCCCGCCGAGCCAGGCGTCGCCCGGCTGCCAGGTGGCGCGCCGCCGGGCGTCGCGCACCTCCGTCACCGTGTTCAGATCCACGTCGATCCACCGTCCTCCGCTGTTCGCTACGGCGATTGAAGCCAACGCGGGGCGGTCGGGACGAGTGGTGCGGAACACGGCCGGTCGGGGCCGGGGCTGGAGGATCGACCAGGCCGGGCAGGACGCGCGCAGGCCCCGCGCCGGGCCGCCGGGGTGCGGCGGCCGGGCACGGGGCCTGTGGGTGCTCCCCGTACCGCGGGGCCGCGGCACGGGGAGCGGGTGGCGTCAGCCGAGGGTCGCGAGAGCCTCGTTGAGGGCCTTCGACGGGCGCATCACGGCGGCCGCCTTGGCGGCGTCGGGCTGGTAGTAGCCGCCGATGTCGGCCGGCGAGCCCTGGACGGCGATCAGCTCGTCGACGATCGTCTGCTCCTGCTCGGCCAGGGTCTTCGCGAGGCCGGCGAAGGCCGCGGCGAGCTGCGCGTCGGCGGTCTGCTTGGCCAGCTCCTGGGCCCAGTACAGGGCCAGGTAGAAGTGGCTGCCGCGGTTGTCGATGCCGCCCAGCTTGCGGCTCGGCGACTTGTCCTCGTTGAGGAAGGTGCCGGTGGCGCGGTCCAGGGTGTCGGCGAGCACCTGGGCGCGCGCGTTGCCCGTGGTGGTGGCGAGGTGCTCGAAGCTGACCGCCAGGGCGAGGAACTCGCCGAGGCTGTCCCAGCGCAGGTAGTTCTCCTTGACCAGCTGCTGGACGTGCTTCGGGGCGGAGCCGCCGGCGCCGGTCTCGAACAGGCCGCCGCCGTTCATCAGCGGGACGACCGAGAGCATCTTGGCGCTGGTGCCGAGCTCCAGGATCGGGAACAGGTCGGTGAGGTAGTCGCGCAGCACGTTGCCGGTCACCGAGATGGTGTCCTCGCCGCGGCGGATGCGCTCCAGCGAGAACGCGGTGGCCTCGACCGGCGAGAGGATCTCGATCTGCAGGCCCTCGGTGTCGTGCTCGGGCAGGTACGCCTTGACCT
The Kitasatospora paranensis genome window above contains:
- a CDS encoding FAD binding domain-containing protein → MDLNTVTEVRDARRRATWQPGDAWLGGGTYLFSEPQPHIRRLVDLGRMGWQPLRTTADGGLEIAATCTVAELSGHGRQAAWRAAPLVEQCCRAFLASWKIWNMATVGGNLCNGLPAGPMISLTAALDGVCLLLAQSGAVREVPVADFVIGAGVKVLEPGELLRSITLPARALAARTAFRQASLYGLGRSGALVIGTLDPVDGSLTITVTASTVRPIRFWFPPEPTAEAVRDALEDGIRADEYYDDIHGLPAWRRHMTFRYAEEIRRELNREATR